The Lacipirellula parvula genome window below encodes:
- a CDS encoding polysaccharide lyase 8 family protein, giving the protein MRPIYADDLSTVRDRLMADLLSSVPSASTVNGYRSSLSANGSWSDVNYGSQSRVDWEPMTHLTRLTAMAEAYSSSSNSLYQNTALRDDILKAYDYWISRNPLSDNWYYNEISAPQELGNAMVLINSALSSSRRNSGLDILERAYRSRSSTSLNTGMNRVERATAGISRGIVAGSNSITADAFAAIGDTLVVTTGEGIQRDGSFHQHGRQLYNQGYGSSFIGGVTQALELNGGTSFAFASDNQRALIDYMLDGTQWMVRGQVVDYTASGREITRKGQDDNAAALSGRLKTIIDSTLGYRAAELTAFRERILAANSSGAASPTLALSGNKHFWRSDFTVHQRPDFYASVKLSSTRTVQPETGNDEGLKNLYLSDGVNLIMRTGNEYDNIMPVWNWRRLPGTTVEQDSRSLKPTDDFGVTGTSTYAGGVSDGEYGASAFKYNRFNVKANKSWFFFDDEFVALGAAIDAPNSVNNVNTTVNQTLLKGTVSYKTADSAARQTITLGQTVTPANLEWVFHDGVGYFFPTPVSNATFRAYTQTGTWESINERYDDTAVSKDVFTLYVNHGNGFTGGSYNYIAVPGLTVGDMDSYLAANPIEVLRNTSAVQAVRQSSLDVTQAAFYSASSLNLGGGQSFAVSDPSTVIMRRPNNALQLTASSPEAKSLPLDIDLNSVKFATNGGSWLDGFGKSATVTLGLPGGDRAGASVGIAISTDAAATPTIRFTTFDQPTTFSYVSDAPLALPANTTLYAGSNKTLTFNGAITGNASLTKSGESDLNLKGANGYRGGTTVLGGDVAVSGDQREADGGWTVGPSNASDVTVDFLANAKINVSAAGRVHLGNTTPSGEGKNILNAAGTVVNEGALYVGRNATVNVTGEWTQTGPLSIVARGSSPFSPVLAVPNGGAFNYAGTTNIKMDPAPDSTGVASLIIGDGSGAGVFSTSRGFERTVPTGDGASVITLQNNGKLALTADVPQLTTGQFQFQLGAVAGVVDTKSYYAGLSTPITNQSGKIGGLTKRGNGTLELFVASQYQGETLVGNGTLKVSNTTGSATGTGAVVVEAGASLTGSGAISGAVALQAGGSIAPGATTGTLTTGAQTWSGGGAFCFEVASVDPSQTSQSAKRGLLGGADWLAVNGSITISATAANPFVINLAGLMGDVLGSVEAWNAARNYTWTLATASGGISGFAADRFVIDAADFAATNDVNGVWSINRLGNSLLLEYAANGVAGDFDDNGLVDGADFLAWQRGFGSNYSESDLETWRASFAAASFATATPVPEPAAIHLLALAAFAGAWSVRQRLATTSGELA; this is encoded by the coding sequence GTGCGCCCCATTTACGCCGACGACCTGTCGACCGTGCGGGACCGCCTGATGGCGGATCTGTTGAGTTCCGTCCCCTCGGCGTCGACTGTCAACGGCTATCGCTCCAGCCTCAGCGCCAATGGAAGTTGGTCAGATGTGAACTACGGCTCGCAATCGCGCGTCGACTGGGAACCGATGACGCACCTGACGCGTCTCACCGCCATGGCCGAGGCGTATTCGAGCAGTTCGAATTCGCTCTACCAGAACACGGCGCTCCGCGACGACATCCTGAAAGCGTATGACTACTGGATCAGTCGCAATCCGCTGAGCGACAACTGGTACTACAACGAAATCTCGGCGCCGCAGGAACTCGGCAATGCGATGGTGCTGATCAACAGCGCGCTCTCGTCGTCCCGGCGAAACAGCGGCCTCGATATTCTGGAACGCGCTTATCGCTCGCGCAGCAGCACGAGTCTCAACACCGGCATGAATCGCGTCGAACGCGCGACGGCCGGCATCAGTCGCGGCATCGTCGCCGGCAGCAACAGCATCACGGCCGACGCTTTTGCCGCGATCGGCGACACGCTCGTCGTAACGACCGGCGAGGGAATCCAACGCGATGGATCGTTTCACCAACATGGCCGGCAGCTTTACAACCAAGGGTATGGCTCGTCGTTCATTGGCGGCGTGACGCAAGCGCTCGAACTCAACGGCGGCACGAGCTTCGCATTCGCCAGCGACAATCAACGGGCGCTCATCGACTACATGCTTGACGGCACCCAATGGATGGTCCGCGGGCAGGTGGTCGACTACACCGCCAGCGGTCGCGAGATCACTCGCAAAGGCCAAGACGACAACGCCGCCGCACTTTCGGGCCGGCTAAAAACAATCATCGACTCGACGCTCGGCTATCGTGCGGCGGAACTCACGGCGTTTCGCGAGCGGATCCTCGCCGCCAACTCCAGCGGCGCCGCGAGCCCGACGCTCGCGCTGAGCGGCAACAAGCATTTCTGGCGTTCTGATTTCACCGTTCACCAGCGGCCCGACTTCTACGCTTCCGTCAAGCTTTCGTCGACGCGGACGGTTCAACCCGAAACCGGCAACGACGAGGGGTTGAAGAACCTCTACCTAAGCGACGGCGTCAACCTCATCATGCGGACCGGGAATGAGTACGACAACATTATGCCGGTCTGGAATTGGCGGCGGTTGCCCGGTACCACGGTCGAGCAAGATTCGCGGTCGCTCAAGCCGACCGACGACTTCGGCGTCACGGGCACCAGCACCTACGCCGGAGGCGTCTCCGATGGCGAGTACGGCGCCTCGGCGTTCAAGTACAACCGCTTCAACGTCAAAGCGAACAAGTCTTGGTTCTTCTTCGACGACGAATTCGTCGCCCTCGGCGCGGCGATCGATGCGCCAAACTCGGTCAACAACGTCAACACAACCGTCAACCAGACGCTCCTCAAAGGAACGGTCAGCTACAAAACAGCCGACAGCGCCGCTCGGCAAACGATCACACTCGGTCAAACCGTAACGCCGGCCAATCTGGAGTGGGTCTTTCACGACGGCGTCGGTTACTTTTTCCCTACTCCCGTGAGCAATGCGACGTTCCGTGCGTATACGCAGACGGGCACCTGGGAGTCGATCAACGAACGCTACGACGACACCGCGGTCAGCAAAGACGTCTTCACGCTCTACGTGAATCACGGTAATGGTTTTACCGGCGGTTCGTACAACTACATTGCCGTTCCTGGCCTCACCGTCGGCGATATGGATAGCTACCTCGCGGCCAATCCCATCGAAGTCCTGCGGAACACGAGCGCTGTGCAGGCGGTGCGACAATCGAGCCTCGACGTGACGCAGGCGGCATTTTACTCGGCTAGCTCATTGAACCTGGGCGGCGGCCAATCGTTCGCCGTGAGCGATCCCTCGACCGTCATCATGCGGCGGCCGAACAACGCGCTGCAGTTGACCGCGTCGAGTCCCGAAGCGAAATCGCTGCCGCTCGACATCGATCTCAACAGCGTCAAGTTTGCAACGAACGGCGGCAGCTGGCTCGATGGCTTCGGCAAATCGGCGACGGTCACGCTCGGACTCCCCGGCGGCGATCGCGCTGGGGCCTCGGTCGGCATCGCTATCAGCACCGACGCCGCCGCAACGCCGACGATTCGCTTCACGACGTTCGATCAGCCGACGACCTTTAGTTATGTTTCAGACGCCCCGCTCGCGCTCCCCGCGAACACGACGCTCTACGCCGGCAGCAACAAGACGCTGACGTTCAACGGCGCCATCACCGGCAACGCTTCGCTCACCAAATCGGGCGAGAGCGACCTGAATCTCAAAGGAGCCAACGGCTACCGCGGCGGAACCACCGTCCTCGGCGGCGACGTCGCGGTGAGCGGCGATCAACGCGAAGCGGACGGCGGCTGGACCGTCGGCCCCAGTAATGCGTCCGATGTGACAGTCGACTTCCTCGCCAACGCGAAGATCAACGTCAGCGCTGCCGGTCGGGTTCACCTTGGTAACACAACGCCCAGCGGCGAAGGCAAGAACATCCTCAATGCCGCGGGAACGGTCGTCAACGAGGGTGCACTATACGTTGGCAGAAACGCGACGGTGAACGTGACGGGCGAATGGACGCAAACGGGCCCACTCTCCATCGTGGCCCGCGGCAGTAGTCCGTTCTCGCCAGTGTTGGCGGTCCCCAACGGAGGCGCCTTCAACTACGCTGGCACGACGAACATCAAAATGGATCCCGCGCCTGACAGCACCGGCGTCGCTTCGCTGATCATCGGCGACGGCAGCGGGGCGGGCGTCTTCAGCACTTCGCGCGGCTTCGAGCGAACCGTCCCCACCGGTGATGGCGCCAGCGTCATCACGCTGCAAAACAACGGCAAGCTCGCCCTCACTGCCGATGTACCGCAACTCACGACGGGGCAGTTCCAATTCCAACTCGGCGCCGTCGCCGGCGTCGTCGATACGAAGAGCTATTACGCGGGCCTGAGCACGCCAATCACGAATCAGTCAGGAAAAATCGGCGGACTGACGAAACGCGGCAACGGCACGTTAGAACTCTTCGTCGCTAGCCAATATCAAGGCGAGACACTCGTTGGCAACGGCACGCTGAAAGTGAGCAACACGACTGGATCGGCAACCGGCACAGGCGCCGTCGTCGTCGAAGCTGGCGCCTCGCTGACTGGCAGCGGTGCGATCAGCGGCGCCGTTGCACTGCAGGCCGGCGGCTCGATCGCTCCCGGCGCCACGACTGGGACACTCACGACCGGCGCTCAAACGTGGTCGGGCGGCGGCGCGTTCTGCTTTGAAGTTGCTTCCGTCGATCCCAGCCAAACGTCGCAAAGTGCCAAACGCGGGCTCCTCGGCGGCGCCGACTGGCTCGCGGTCAATGGCTCGATCACGATCAGCGCCACTGCGGCGAACCCGTTCGTCATCAACCTCGCCGGGTTGATGGGCGACGTGCTCGGCAGCGTCGAGGCCTGGAACGCTGCTCGCAACTACACATGGACGCTCGCTACGGCTAGCGGCGGCATCAGCGGCTTCGCAGCCGATCGCTTCGTGATCGACGCCGCCGACTTCGCGGCGACCAATGACGTCAACGGCGTCTGGAGCATCAACCGCTTAGGCAACTCGCTCCTCCTCGAATACGCCGCGAACGGCGTCGCCGGCGACTTCGATGACAACGGCCTCGTTGACGGCGCCGATTTTCTGGCTTGGCAGCGTGGATTCGGCAGCAATTACAGCGAGAGCGATTTGGAAACCTGGCGCGCCAGCTTTGCCGCTGCCTCCTTTGCCACGGCGACGCCCGTTCCAGAGCCTGCTGCCATCCATCTGCTCGCGCTCGCCGCATTCGCTGGCGCATGGTCGGTTCGTCAACGACTTGCAACCACCTCTGGCGAACTCGCCTGA
- a CDS encoding DUF1559 domain-containing protein, whose translation MSSRQGPRPHATLPTRSNRSAFTLVELLVVIAIIGVLVALLLPAVQAAREAARRSTCVNNLKQIALAALNYESAKRTLPAGAEIQVPEHCNDSSASDCRGNPMYIAIMPYFEQGVVEQRYDYKQGWSRWLNDTAHGGANAAANQELANSEIAVFKCPSMAVFLEEKPRRDYFGITGGLNQAATGFRGKVFNDGVFFVGEQGVELAKVIDGTSNTLGLGESVHPNLYGIGNGYGINTIGGPSAWYDGAACVGDAAKANCDLAKTSYGRSVRALIYALNFNMIQSFGVLKPELENDLPFGSMHASGANFAYVDGHVEFLADSLEALQLGAMATRDGDVKF comes from the coding sequence GTGTCTTCTCGCCAAGGTCCACGGCCTCACGCGACGCTGCCAACACGGTCAAACCGATCGGCGTTCACGCTCGTCGAGCTCTTGGTCGTCATCGCGATTATCGGCGTGCTGGTGGCGCTGCTGCTTCCGGCGGTGCAAGCCGCGCGCGAGGCGGCGCGGCGTTCCACATGCGTGAACAACCTCAAGCAAATCGCCCTCGCCGCGCTCAATTACGAATCAGCCAAACGCACGCTTCCCGCCGGCGCGGAGATTCAGGTTCCCGAACATTGCAACGACTCCAGCGCGAGCGATTGTCGCGGCAACCCCATGTACATCGCCATTATGCCGTACTTCGAGCAGGGCGTCGTCGAGCAACGATACGACTACAAGCAAGGTTGGTCGCGTTGGCTCAACGATACGGCGCATGGCGGAGCGAACGCGGCCGCCAACCAAGAACTCGCCAACTCCGAAATCGCCGTCTTTAAATGCCCTTCAATGGCGGTCTTTCTAGAAGAGAAGCCCCGCCGCGACTACTTCGGCATCACGGGCGGACTCAACCAAGCCGCCACAGGATTTCGAGGGAAGGTCTTCAACGACGGCGTGTTTTTTGTCGGAGAACAGGGAGTCGAGTTGGCTAAAGTCATCGACGGCACGTCGAATACGCTTGGCCTTGGCGAAAGCGTCCATCCCAATCTGTACGGCATCGGCAACGGCTACGGCATCAACACGATCGGCGGCCCCAGCGCCTGGTACGACGGAGCCGCGTGCGTCGGCGATGCGGCAAAAGCGAATTGCGATCTGGCCAAGACGTCGTACGGCCGATCTGTGCGTGCACTCATCTACGCGCTCAACTTCAACATGATTCAATCGTTTGGCGTACTCAAACCCGAGCTGGAAAATGATCTGCCGTTCGGCAGCATGCACGCGAGCGGAGCCAACTTTGCGTACGTCGACGGGCACGTCGAATTCCTGGCCGACTCGCTCGAAGCGCTGCAGCTTGGCGCCATGGCCACTCGCGACGGAGACGTAAAATTTTGA
- a CDS encoding redoxin family protein: protein MPSLPFRRSSLLAVGLVSLASSAQAAAPSVDDALKLAPVQSGIEFDTPSADNAKNCKINPEKIGKMTAWVVRDPNGVILRQFSDSNGDNVVDTWSYYKNGLEVYRDADLNFNGKADQYRWFHTGGSRWGVDKNEDGKIDVWKFISPEEASEEVIAAIRTNDPARFQRLLLTSDEIGKLGLSKELTDKLTARVTEASKAFTKLVAEGKIDAKAEFADFGGLRPGTVPAGTRGSSKDLTVYEDVWAMVLAGETPQQVQIGSMVNVDGAWKLIDGPALGGGNAALAGFFYDSAGVQPQPQGAPEQVAGNEPTEEMQKLLESIQKVDDQLASAAEDAKPALNKERADLLEELAGIAKEPAEREQWLQQMADMVSFAVQDGSYPEGLERLEALEKKLADDEASENLRTHVEFRRMQAAWGKSIAEPKADYAKIQEAWLKQLEEFVDKHKSGDHVAEALLQLAMASEFNSDNEAAEKWYRRLVADFGKSPNASKSEGAIRRLTSVGKTIPLKGAALQGGNVDLAQYGGKVVLVHYWSSSSPTANSDAEAIADLFKKYGGAKFDVIGVNLDYSKDEVTKFMGDHKNVLWKQLFEPGGFESRLANEMGIITLPMTILVDDKGQVVNTNLQVTELEDEIKKLLESRVANNNAPAK from the coding sequence ATGCCGTCTCTCCCGTTTCGCCGTTCGTCCCTCCTGGCAGTTGGATTGGTCTCGCTCGCCTCGTCGGCCCAGGCAGCCGCCCCGTCGGTCGACGACGCCCTCAAGCTGGCGCCAGTGCAGTCCGGGATTGAGTTCGATACTCCAAGCGCCGACAACGCCAAGAACTGCAAAATCAACCCCGAGAAAATCGGCAAGATGACCGCTTGGGTCGTCCGCGATCCGAACGGCGTCATCCTGCGTCAATTCTCCGACTCGAACGGCGACAACGTCGTCGATACCTGGAGCTACTACAAGAACGGCCTCGAGGTCTACCGCGACGCCGATCTCAATTTCAACGGCAAGGCCGACCAGTACCGTTGGTTCCACACCGGCGGCTCGCGGTGGGGCGTCGATAAGAACGAAGACGGCAAGATCGACGTCTGGAAATTCATCTCGCCCGAAGAAGCCTCGGAAGAAGTCATCGCGGCGATCCGCACGAACGACCCCGCCCGTTTCCAGCGGCTGCTGCTCACTTCCGACGAGATCGGCAAGCTCGGGCTCTCGAAAGAATTGACCGACAAACTGACTGCCCGCGTTACGGAAGCCTCGAAGGCGTTCACGAAACTGGTTGCTGAAGGGAAGATCGACGCGAAAGCTGAGTTCGCCGACTTTGGCGGCCTGCGTCCTGGCACGGTCCCCGCTGGCACGCGCGGCAGTTCGAAGGACCTCACTGTTTACGAAGACGTCTGGGCGATGGTGCTCGCAGGCGAAACGCCGCAGCAGGTCCAGATCGGCAGCATGGTCAACGTCGATGGCGCCTGGAAGCTAATCGACGGCCCCGCTCTCGGCGGCGGCAACGCGGCCCTGGCCGGCTTCTTCTACGATTCGGCCGGCGTGCAACCGCAGCCGCAAGGCGCGCCGGAGCAAGTTGCGGGCAACGAGCCGACCGAGGAAATGCAGAAGCTGCTTGAGTCGATTCAAAAAGTCGACGATCAACTCGCCTCGGCAGCGGAAGACGCCAAGCCGGCCCTCAATAAAGAGCGGGCCGATTTGCTCGAAGAGCTCGCCGGCATCGCGAAGGAACCGGCCGAGCGCGAACAATGGCTGCAACAGATGGCCGACATGGTGAGCTTCGCCGTCCAAGACGGCAGCTACCCCGAAGGCCTCGAGCGTCTTGAAGCGCTCGAGAAGAAGCTGGCCGACGACGAAGCTAGCGAGAACCTGCGGACGCACGTCGAATTCCGCCGGATGCAGGCCGCCTGGGGCAAGAGCATTGCCGAACCGAAGGCCGACTACGCGAAGATTCAAGAAGCGTGGCTGAAGCAGCTTGAGGAATTCGTCGACAAACACAAGTCGGGCGACCACGTTGCCGAGGCGCTCCTGCAACTCGCCATGGCCAGCGAGTTCAACAGCGATAACGAAGCCGCCGAGAAATGGTATCGCCGCTTAGTGGCTGACTTCGGTAAGAGCCCTAACGCCTCCAAGTCGGAGGGCGCCATTCGCCGCCTCACCTCGGTCGGCAAGACGATTCCGCTCAAGGGCGCTGCCCTGCAAGGCGGCAATGTCGATCTCGCTCAATACGGCGGCAAGGTAGTGCTGGTCCACTACTGGTCGTCGTCGTCGCCCACCGCGAACAGCGATGCCGAAGCGATCGCCGACCTCTTCAAGAAGTACGGCGGCGCCAAGTTCGACGTCATCGGCGTCAATCTCGACTATTCGAAGGATGAAGTCACGAAGTTCATGGGCGACCACAAGAACGTCTTGTGGAAGCAGCTCTTCGAACCGGGCGGCTTTGAAAGCCGGCTCGCCAACGAGATGGGCATCATCACGTTGCCGATGACGATTCTGGTCGACGACAAGGGACAAGTCGTCAACACGAATCTGCAAGTCACCGAGCTTGAAGATGAGATCAAGAAGTTGCTCGAATCGCGCGTGGCGAATAACAACGCCCCGGCGAAGTAG
- a CDS encoding PEP-CTERM sorting domain-containing protein, translating into MRLQLGSSRALLLGVLAWGCCQINATSAVTYQFLNVTSTGATTSQFTSANGNGVINISQVFSAGGAGPLNNVNTAIFPSEFTTLFPGTGQVQGHLAQTNSSSTSLISFDLTGYNLSASTVFGIWNILNDVVTPVYDVKLVDAVNAIQPPSTFNLIGNQDNQTQVAGANNLVLNTATGVLSVGALINGSGTHTNAAFWNNIPLGTKQINVYGNLPRNVGGDGVGYYFAEVVPEPTSASMALVASGMLGLLIRRRSV; encoded by the coding sequence GTGAGACTTCAACTCGGTTCGTCGCGCGCCTTGCTCCTGGGCGTCTTGGCATGGGGCTGCTGCCAGATCAACGCCACTTCGGCAGTGACCTATCAGTTTCTGAACGTGACCAGCACGGGCGCCACGACCAGTCAGTTCACAAGCGCCAATGGCAACGGCGTCATCAACATATCGCAGGTCTTCTCTGCAGGCGGAGCGGGGCCGCTCAACAACGTGAACACGGCGATCTTCCCGTCCGAGTTTACGACGCTGTTTCCGGGCACAGGCCAGGTCCAGGGACACTTGGCTCAAACCAACAGCTCTTCCACTTCGCTGATCTCGTTTGATCTGACCGGCTACAATCTCTCTGCCAGCACCGTATTCGGCATCTGGAATATTCTGAATGACGTAGTCACGCCAGTCTACGACGTGAAACTCGTAGACGCGGTCAACGCAATTCAGCCGCCGTCTACCTTCAACCTGATCGGCAACCAAGACAACCAAACGCAGGTGGCCGGCGCGAACAATCTAGTGCTTAACACGGCGACGGGAGTGTTGAGCGTCGGCGCGCTCATCAATGGCAGCGGCACCCATACCAACGCAGCATTCTGGAATAACATCCCGCTTGGCACGAAGCAGATCAACGTCTACGGCAATCTGCCGAGGAACGTTGGCGGAGACGGCGTTGGGTACTACTTCGCTGAAGTCGTTCCCGAGCCGACGAGCGCCAGCATGGCTTTGGTCGCGAGCGGAATGCTGGGACTGCTCATCCGCAGACGCTCAGTTTGA
- a CDS encoding trimeric intracellular cation channel family protein has protein sequence MYPAIEVAAVAASALYGILRGARQNFDLVGICYIAFAVAFGGGTVRDVLLDRHPIFWIANDHLVWIAMAIAVAGAFLPKLVSKLEPLLWIPDAMGLGLFSVLGAVYALECGTGRFVAILLGVATGSFGGVIADVICNELPLVFTRSPLYATCSFFGAFAYVLLEWLGVGSSLAMGVGFCVVVALRVGAVRWDWQLPTHAVEKKPSRRGDEG, from the coding sequence ATGTATCCCGCCATCGAAGTAGCGGCAGTTGCGGCGTCGGCGCTGTACGGCATCCTGCGCGGCGCTCGCCAGAATTTCGATCTGGTGGGAATTTGCTATATCGCCTTTGCCGTCGCTTTCGGCGGAGGCACGGTCCGTGACGTGCTGTTGGATCGTCATCCTATCTTTTGGATCGCGAACGACCACCTCGTCTGGATCGCGATGGCGATCGCCGTCGCGGGGGCCTTCCTGCCGAAGTTGGTCTCGAAGCTCGAACCGCTGCTCTGGATTCCCGACGCCATGGGGCTCGGACTCTTCAGCGTTTTAGGAGCGGTCTACGCCCTTGAATGCGGCACGGGGCGATTCGTCGCCATCCTGCTGGGAGTCGCCACCGGCTCGTTCGGCGGCGTCATCGCCGACGTCATCTGCAACGAACTACCGCTCGTCTTCACGCGGTCGCCGCTCTATGCGACCTGTTCGTTCTTCGGAGCATTCGCCTATGTCCTGTTGGAATGGCTAGGCGTCGGGTCATCGCTCGCAATGGGCGTTGGATTCTGCGTCGTCGTGGCCTTGCGAGTCGGCGCCGTCCGTTGGGATTGGCAACTGCCGACTCACGCCGTCGAGAAAAAGCCCTCCAGACGCGGTGATGAGGGGTAG
- a CDS encoding MCP four helix bundle domain-containing protein has translation MSVEETKSSVRTSLVAVAILVVLLFGAYLLGVMRANRGLTSTLEERTKKDQLVASMLLNLHAAAEAEKRAVLAETDEESKTNADEAGKESAAVEAERLELGKLIDASQRTEERKLLDEFDAAWKEYQTVDEEILDLDAENTNLKALRLSYGPAAESLDQLDAALNDMISAADATGDRAALSTAAFQAAVSAGKIYAMQSRHIAETNDDEMDRIEGQMTALNQEAESALQKLSELSGPAQQANVAKAQAAYEEFRKIHAQILELSRRNSNVRSLALSLGKKRSVTARCLEVLDALQKSIRSEKDLATRW, from the coding sequence GTGAGCGTTGAAGAAACTAAATCGAGCGTCCGCACCAGTTTGGTCGCCGTTGCCATTTTGGTCGTGTTGCTGTTCGGCGCGTATCTGCTCGGCGTCATGCGAGCCAATCGCGGCCTGACGTCTACCCTTGAAGAGCGCACCAAGAAAGATCAACTCGTCGCGAGCATGCTGCTCAACCTCCATGCCGCCGCAGAGGCCGAGAAACGGGCGGTCTTGGCGGAAACCGACGAAGAATCAAAAACCAACGCCGACGAAGCGGGTAAAGAGTCGGCGGCCGTGGAAGCGGAGCGGCTCGAACTCGGCAAGCTCATCGACGCCAGCCAGCGAACCGAAGAACGAAAATTGCTTGACGAATTCGACGCCGCTTGGAAGGAGTACCAAACAGTCGACGAAGAGATCCTCGACTTGGACGCCGAGAATACGAATCTGAAAGCCCTGCGGCTTTCCTACGGGCCGGCAGCGGAGTCGCTCGATCAACTCGACGCCGCGCTCAACGATATGATCTCCGCCGCCGATGCGACCGGCGATCGAGCGGCGCTATCGACGGCAGCGTTCCAAGCCGCGGTGTCGGCGGGCAAGATCTACGCGATGCAAAGCCGGCACATTGCCGAAACGAACGACGACGAGATGGATCGCATCGAAGGCCAGATGACCGCCCTCAATCAAGAAGCCGAGAGCGCGTTGCAGAAGCTTTCTGAATTGAGTGGCCCGGCGCAACAAGCAAACGTCGCGAAGGCCCAAGCCGCCTACGAAGAGTTCCGGAAGATCCACGCGCAGATACTTGAGCTGTCGCGTCGGAATAGCAACGTCCGCTCGCTGGCGCTCTCGCTAGGAAAGAAGCGGAGCGTCACCGCTCGCTGCCTCGAAGTGCTCGACGCGCTGCAGAAGTCAATTCGCAGTGAAAAGGATTTGGCGACTCGCTGGTAG
- a CDS encoding BON domain-containing protein, with amino-acid sequence MRKLILGLAIATLAWGPVSKVSAETAGDRAIAQQIAQNMKESGHLKDYRVGVKYQNGVAWLMGSVTSAEQKDIAEQIARESNGVQRVICKLDVKPGAAASEPVQTAGNFQDEGQFQPAARPMPTRTQAAAPRGNTGAPLPYARTMGPNVQTAGYCPPGAEMGMGGPGGMGGPGMGMGGPMGAGPMPAAAGQAVNYENPQMPGYAWPSYAAHPNYAALTYPKQYSAAAWPYIGPFYPYPQVPLGWRKVTLEWDDGWWFLDFKDCKDCH; translated from the coding sequence ATGCGAAAGTTGATTCTTGGCCTCGCGATCGCCACGCTGGCGTGGGGGCCGGTGAGCAAGGTCTCGGCCGAAACGGCCGGCGACCGTGCCATCGCTCAGCAGATTGCTCAGAACATGAAAGAGAGCGGTCATCTCAAAGATTACCGCGTCGGCGTCAAATACCAGAACGGCGTCGCCTGGCTGATGGGCTCGGTAACGAGCGCCGAGCAAAAGGATATCGCTGAGCAAATCGCTCGCGAAAGCAATGGCGTGCAACGCGTCATTTGCAAGCTCGACGTGAAGCCGGGCGCCGCTGCTAGCGAACCGGTGCAGACCGCCGGCAACTTCCAAGACGAAGGGCAGTTCCAACCTGCCGCTCGTCCGATGCCGACTCGCACCCAGGCTGCCGCTCCTCGCGGCAACACTGGCGCCCCGCTGCCTTACGCTCGCACCATGGGTCCGAACGTCCAAACCGCCGGCTATTGCCCTCCGGGCGCCGAGATGGGCATGGGCGGTCCGGGCGGCATGGGCGGTCCTGGCATGGGCATGGGCGGACCGATGGGAGCTGGCCCCATGCCAGCTGCCGCTGGTCAGGCCGTCAACTACGAGAATCCGCAGATGCCGGGGTATGCGTGGCCGAGCTACGCCGCTCACCCGAACTACGCGGCTCTCACCTATCCGAAGCAGTACTCGGCCGCCGCTTGGCCGTACATCGGTCCGTTCTACCCCTATCCGCAAGTTCCGCTGGGCTGGCGTAAGGTCACCCTGGAATGGGACGACGGCTGGTGGTTCCTCGATTTCAAAGACTGCAAGGATTGCCACTAA
- a CDS encoding MotA/TolQ/ExbB proton channel family protein, with product MDARRAAITTMAALAAMLAAPLASAAEEAIEAAPVAVETTIPTTSLWQVLLAGGPLVIPIFVCSFVLMLVVFERAMALRRSRVIPKLFVERFLLQISEGAVDRQGALELCEENTSLVADVFAAALRKWGKPAVEVEQAILDEGERAASSMRRYLRAINGVSTVCPLFGLLGTVWGMIEAFNEIAGSSAMGRPELLAGGIGTALMSTAAGLCVAIPALILYLYFIGRVDALVMELDRRGQDLVHLISAEGLEDRRNRPVRTSKAKKAA from the coding sequence ATGGATGCTCGACGAGCCGCAATCACGACGATGGCCGCACTGGCCGCGATGCTCGCCGCGCCGCTTGCCAGCGCCGCCGAGGAAGCCATCGAAGCGGCGCCCGTCGCCGTGGAGACGACGATTCCGACCACCAGCCTCTGGCAAGTGCTGCTCGCCGGCGGTCCGCTCGTCATTCCAATTTTCGTCTGCTCGTTCGTGCTGATGCTGGTCGTCTTTGAACGGGCGATGGCGCTGCGGCGAAGCCGCGTGATTCCGAAGCTGTTCGTCGAACGCTTCCTGCTGCAAATTAGCGAAGGCGCCGTCGACCGTCAGGGAGCGCTTGAGCTGTGCGAAGAAAACACCAGCCTCGTCGCCGACGTTTTTGCTGCGGCGCTCCGTAAGTGGGGCAAGCCAGCCGTCGAAGTCGAGCAAGCGATTCTCGACGAAGGCGAGCGAGCCGCGAGTTCCATGCGACGTTACCTCCGGGCGATCAACGGCGTCTCCACTGTTTGTCCGCTGTTCGGTCTGCTGGGGACCGTGTGGGGAATGATCGAAGCGTTCAACGAAATTGCCGGCAGCTCGGCGATGGGTCGGCCGGAGCTGCTCGCCGGCGGCATCGGCACCGCATTGATGTCGACCGCAGCGGGTCTGTGCGTGGCGATTCCCGCGCTCATCCTGTACCTCTACTTCATCGGCCGCGTCGATGCGCTGGTGATGGAACTCGATCGCCGCGGGCAAGACCTCGTTCACCTCATTTCGGCAGAGGGACTCGAAGACCGCCGCAATCGGCCGGTGCGGACCAGCAAAGCGAAGAAGGCGGCTTAG